The following are from one region of the Banduia mediterranea genome:
- a CDS encoding lamin tail domain-containing protein, whose product MLDARVRGLLLAALVSASPSVFADVLFSEYVEGSSYNKAVEIHNAGSESVDLGAAGYRIELYSNGSVDITSTEELSGTLAAGETLVVCNSGADGAIIDVCGLQSGTVNFNGDDAFVLRSGGESGVIVDAIGQIGVDPGSEWGSGDTSTADNTLRRLPSVTSGDSDASDAFDPSVEWAGVAQNSFDGLGCPGVDACEGGETPDARALRIFEIQGAAHLSAVDGILVVTQGIVTAVGGSGFYLQDPQGDDDLATSDGIYVYTAAAPGVAVGEAVTVTGTVDEYRPGGNSSGNLSITELTSPMVVAGSALFDGMAVTPTVLGAAGRLPPNTIIDDDTEGSVEVASETTYDPEQDGIDFYESLEGMLVHIDDALVIAPTNQYGEVWVLADGGEGASGVNARGGLTQTDNGEGLVDYNPERIQIDAGFGIEPPTDAQPGDRIASVDGVFSYGFGYFEVLITALGEISPGTLERETTTLSADFGGLTIGSYNVENLDPNDDDPNPGASGCPDADIAGGKFAAIADQIVSHLGAPDILALQEVQDNSGCTDDGVVAGDETLATLSVAIADAGGPDYSYIEITPVDGQDGGLPGGNIRVAYLYDESRVSLLDGVQGAGDSTTGTEATEAAGALALSLSPGRVDPANEAWASTRKPLAALFDFKGQRLLLINNHWSSKGGSGYLFGAEQPFENGGQAEREAQAQVVNDFVDSVLAVDGNAQIVVVGDLNEFSFLPPLSILRGGDTPVLFDLIDELLAPQERYSYVFDGNSQTLDHALVSEALLDRTEFDVVHVNAQFVDQISDHDPTLMRISFDAEPDDFDFGAVPNAQAGAQVTSPSVMLSGFELSLPLEVSGGQYSLNGNAFSTAAATAQAGDRVQLRAIASSTPGETRAVTLNLGDSSGSFELTTAAADEGDEDQDDDDDDDDDDDDDDDDDDDDGGALGWGMLALLGFAVAGRQRRLRV is encoded by the coding sequence ATGCTCGATGCGCGCGTGCGCGGCTTGCTGCTGGCCGCTCTGGTATCCGCCAGTCCGTCTGTTTTCGCCGATGTGTTATTCAGCGAATACGTCGAAGGTTCCAGCTACAACAAGGCCGTGGAAATCCACAACGCCGGCAGCGAGAGTGTGGATCTCGGCGCGGCCGGCTATCGCATCGAGCTGTATTCCAACGGTAGTGTCGACATCACCAGCACCGAGGAGCTGTCCGGCACGCTGGCGGCCGGCGAGACGCTGGTGGTCTGCAATTCGGGTGCCGATGGCGCCATTATCGACGTCTGCGGCCTGCAAAGCGGCACCGTCAATTTCAATGGTGACGATGCCTTCGTTCTGCGCAGCGGTGGTGAATCGGGTGTCATCGTCGATGCCATTGGCCAGATCGGCGTCGATCCCGGCAGCGAATGGGGCAGCGGTGACACCAGCACCGCGGACAATACGCTGAGACGCCTGCCGAGCGTCACCAGCGGCGACAGCGACGCCTCCGACGCCTTCGATCCGAGCGTCGAATGGGCCGGCGTCGCGCAGAACAGCTTCGACGGGCTCGGATGCCCCGGCGTGGACGCCTGCGAAGGCGGCGAGACGCCGGACGCGCGCGCCCTGCGCATCTTCGAGATTCAGGGGGCCGCGCATCTGTCCGCGGTGGACGGGATTCTGGTCGTGACGCAGGGCATTGTCACCGCTGTCGGCGGCTCCGGCTTTTATCTGCAGGATCCGCAAGGCGATGACGATCTGGCGACCTCGGACGGAATCTACGTCTATACCGCCGCCGCGCCGGGCGTTGCGGTCGGTGAGGCTGTGACCGTGACCGGCACGGTGGACGAATATCGTCCGGGCGGCAACAGCTCCGGCAATCTCAGCATCACCGAACTGACCTCACCCATGGTGGTCGCCGGATCGGCGCTGTTCGACGGGATGGCGGTGACGCCGACCGTGCTCGGTGCGGCGGGGCGCCTGCCGCCGAATACGATCATCGACGACGATACCGAGGGCTCGGTCGAGGTCGCATCGGAGACCACTTACGACCCCGAACAGGACGGCATCGATTTCTACGAAAGCCTGGAAGGCATGCTGGTACACATCGACGACGCGCTGGTGATTGCGCCGACCAATCAGTATGGCGAAGTGTGGGTGCTTGCCGACGGCGGCGAAGGCGCCAGCGGCGTCAACGCGCGCGGCGGCCTCACCCAGACCGACAATGGCGAGGGCCTCGTCGATTACAACCCGGAGCGGATCCAGATCGACGCCGGATTCGGCATCGAGCCGCCGACGGACGCGCAGCCCGGTGACCGCATTGCCAGCGTCGATGGCGTGTTCTCGTATGGCTTCGGCTATTTCGAAGTGCTCATCACGGCGCTGGGCGAAATCAGCCCCGGCACGCTGGAACGTGAGACCACGACACTGAGCGCGGATTTCGGTGGTCTCACCATCGGCAGCTACAACGTCGAGAACCTCGACCCGAACGACGACGATCCCAACCCCGGCGCCAGCGGCTGCCCGGACGCCGACATCGCGGGCGGCAAGTTCGCGGCGATCGCCGATCAGATCGTCTCGCATCTCGGCGCGCCGGATATCCTTGCCCTGCAGGAAGTTCAGGACAACAGCGGCTGCACGGACGACGGGGTGGTTGCCGGCGACGAAACGCTCGCGACGCTGAGCGTGGCGATTGCTGATGCCGGTGGCCCGGACTACAGCTACATCGAGATCACGCCGGTGGACGGGCAGGATGGCGGACTGCCGGGCGGCAATATCCGTGTGGCCTACCTCTACGATGAGTCTCGCGTCAGTCTGCTCGACGGTGTGCAGGGTGCCGGCGATTCCACCACCGGCACCGAAGCCACCGAAGCAGCCGGCGCGCTGGCGCTGAGCCTGAGTCCGGGGCGGGTCGATCCCGCCAACGAGGCCTGGGCGTCCACGCGCAAGCCGCTCGCCGCGCTGTTCGATTTCAAGGGACAGCGATTGCTGCTGATCAACAACCACTGGTCCTCCAAGGGCGGCAGCGGCTATCTGTTTGGTGCCGAGCAGCCGTTCGAGAACGGTGGCCAGGCTGAGCGCGAGGCACAGGCGCAGGTCGTCAACGACTTCGTCGATTCGGTGCTGGCGGTCGATGGCAACGCGCAGATCGTCGTGGTCGGTGACCTCAACGAATTCAGCTTCCTGCCGCCGCTGTCCATCCTTCGCGGTGGCGATACGCCGGTCCTGTTCGATCTGATCGACGAACTGCTGGCGCCGCAGGAGCGCTACAGCTACGTGTTCGATGGCAATTCGCAGACCCTGGATCACGCCCTGGTCAGCGAAGCCCTGCTGGATCGCACCGAGTTCGATGTGGTGCACGTCAACGCGCAGTTCGTCGACCAGATCAGCGACCACGACCCGACCCTGATGCGCATCAGCTTCGATGCCGAACCGGACGACTTCGACTTCGGAGCCGTGCCGAATGCGCAGGCTGGTGCGCAGGTGACCTCGCCGAGCGTCATGCTGAGCGGCTTCGAACTCAGCCTGCCGCTGGAAGTCAGCGGCGGGCAGTACAGCCTCAACGGCAACGCTTTCAGTACCGCGGCCGCCACGGCCCAGGCCGGTGATCGCGTGCAACTGCGTGCGATCGCGTCGTCGACGCCCGGCGAGACCCGGGCGGTGACACTGAACCTGGGCGACAGCAGCGGCAGCTTCGAGCTGACGACCGCGGCTGCCGACGAGGGTGATGAGGACCAAGACGATGATGATGATGATGATGATGATGATGATGATGATGATGATGATGATGACGACGACGGCGGCGCGCTGGGCTGGGGAATGCTCGCGCTGCTGGGCTTCGCCGTCGCGGGACGTCAACGCAGGCTTCGGGTCTGA
- the argH gene encoding argininosuccinate lyase → MSQDSQDGNRKLWGGRFSESTSALVERFSESVSFDQRLYRHDIRGSQAHARMLERVGVLANGEAQIIVDGLDAILADIEAGRFEWKTALEDVHMNIEARLTENIGELGKKLHTGRSRNDQVATDIRLYVRDAIDALVADMTRLADALLDLAEREADSIMPGFTHLQIAQPVTFGHHMLAWREQILRDRARFIDARRRTNILPLGSAALAGTVYPIDREYVAEQLGFDGVTENSLDAVSDRDFAIEFCAAASLTQVHLSRWSEELILWVTPMFGFIRLPDRYCTGSSIMPQKKNPDVPELIRGKSGRVIGDLQALLVLMKGQPLAYNRDNQEDKEPLFDAIDTVSACVRLYADMFPHIGVNRETCREAAFKGYSTATDLADYLVRKGLAFRDAHHVVGAAVGHAVEQGCDLSELPIDTLRGYSALIGEDVYAVLTVEGSVAARDHIGGTSPGQVRAAIARARAAG, encoded by the coding sequence ATGAGCCAGGATTCACAGGACGGCAATCGCAAACTCTGGGGCGGACGCTTCAGCGAATCCACGTCCGCACTGGTCGAGCGGTTCTCCGAATCGGTGAGCTTCGACCAACGCCTGTACCGTCACGACATTCGCGGTTCGCAGGCGCACGCGCGCATGCTCGAGCGCGTCGGCGTGCTGGCGAACGGCGAGGCCCAGATCATCGTCGACGGGCTCGACGCCATTCTTGCCGACATCGAAGCCGGTCGCTTCGAATGGAAGACCGCGCTCGAAGACGTGCACATGAACATCGAGGCGCGCTTGACCGAGAACATCGGCGAACTCGGCAAGAAACTGCATACCGGGCGCAGCCGCAATGATCAGGTCGCCACCGATATCCGCCTCTATGTACGCGACGCTATCGACGCACTGGTGGCGGACATGACGCGCCTCGCCGACGCCCTGCTGGATCTGGCCGAACGCGAGGCCGATTCGATCATGCCGGGCTTCACCCACCTGCAGATCGCGCAGCCGGTGACCTTCGGCCATCACATGCTGGCCTGGCGCGAGCAGATACTGCGCGACCGTGCGCGCTTCATCGATGCGCGCCGCCGCACCAATATTCTGCCGCTGGGTTCGGCCGCGCTGGCCGGCACGGTCTATCCGATCGACCGCGAATATGTCGCCGAGCAACTGGGTTTCGACGGGGTGACCGAGAATTCGCTGGACGCCGTTTCGGATCGGGATTTCGCGATCGAGTTCTGCGCCGCCGCCAGCCTCACCCAGGTGCACCTGTCGCGCTGGAGCGAGGAGCTGATTCTGTGGGTCACGCCGATGTTCGGCTTCATCCGCCTGCCGGACCGCTACTGCACCGGTTCCAGCATCATGCCGCAGAAGAAGAACCCGGACGTGCCCGAACTGATCCGTGGCAAGAGCGGTCGTGTAATCGGTGATCTGCAGGCCTTGCTGGTGTTGATGAAGGGCCAGCCGCTGGCCTACAACCGCGACAATCAGGAAGACAAGGAGCCGCTGTTCGACGCGATCGATACGGTATCCGCCTGCGTGCGCCTGTACGCGGACATGTTTCCGCATATCGGCGTGAACCGCGAAACCTGTCGCGAAGCCGCGTTCAAGGGCTATTCCACCGCCACCGATCTGGCCGACTACCTGGTGCGCAAGGGGCTGGCGTTCCGCGACGCGCATCACGTGGTCGGCGCCGCCGTGGGGCACGCCGTGGAACAGGGCTGCGATCTTTCGGAGCTGCCGATCGACACCCTGCGCGGCTATTCGGCCCTGATCGGCGAGGACGTGTACGCGGTGCTGACCGTGGAAGGCTCCGTCGCCGCGCGCGACCACATCGGTGGCACCAGCCCAGGACAGGTGCGCGCCGCCATCGCACGGGCGCGTGCCGCCGGATAA
- a CDS encoding sensor histidine kinase yields MNTSQPSIDLQGLIPNFCQWRSLLTLMVLMELVAVVLTLAGPADASLFPARFMLISLYLQWLAISVAGVLCVARRWLLVARARIVFFVSWGLILAVTTIVSDLGYRLAQLVIDQVYLSGETRYQFVLRNLAISAIVGLMLLRYFWARDQWRSQVTAEGEARYQALHARIRPHFLFNSLNSLAALIPIKPAAAEMMVEDLADLFRVSLDTRHRLVPLHEELDLVRKYLRIEQTRLGARLGADWDVPESLMNAQIPLLTIQPLVENAVYHGVAKVAGAATIAVRAQDNGHHMLIDVENPLPPDDEPGHTGSRTAVENIAQRLRLIYGEGATLALDRSEGVFRARLRLPIVDAGKSGYQA; encoded by the coding sequence GTGAACACCAGCCAGCCGTCGATCGATCTGCAGGGCCTGATCCCGAACTTCTGTCAGTGGCGGTCGCTGCTCACGCTGATGGTGCTGATGGAACTGGTCGCCGTGGTGCTGACGCTGGCAGGTCCAGCCGACGCCTCGCTGTTTCCGGCGCGCTTCATGTTGATCTCGCTGTACCTGCAATGGCTCGCCATCAGCGTGGCCGGCGTCTTGTGCGTGGCGCGGCGCTGGCTGCTGGTGGCGCGGGCCAGGATCGTGTTCTTCGTGAGCTGGGGCCTGATCCTGGCGGTGACGACCATCGTCAGCGACCTGGGCTATCGGCTGGCGCAGCTCGTGATCGACCAAGTGTATCTCTCGGGTGAAACCCGCTACCAGTTCGTGCTGCGCAATCTGGCGATCAGCGCCATCGTGGGCCTGATGCTGTTGCGCTATTTCTGGGCGCGCGACCAGTGGCGCAGCCAGGTCACGGCCGAGGGCGAGGCGCGCTACCAGGCGCTGCACGCGCGCATCCGGCCGCACTTCCTGTTCAACAGCCTCAACAGCCTGGCGGCGCTGATCCCGATCAAGCCGGCGGCGGCGGAAATGATGGTTGAGGATCTCGCCGACCTGTTCCGCGTGAGCCTGGACACGCGCCACCGGCTGGTGCCGCTGCACGAGGAGCTCGACCTGGTACGCAAATATCTGCGCATCGAACAGACGCGGCTCGGCGCGCGCCTCGGCGCCGACTGGGACGTACCGGAATCGCTGATGAACGCGCAGATCCCGCTGCTGACGATCCAGCCGCTGGTGGAGAATGCGGTCTATCACGGCGTGGCCAAGGTGGCCGGCGCCGCAACCATCGCGGTGCGCGCCCAGGACAACGGACACCACATGCTGATCGATGTTGAAAACCCCCTGCCGCCCGATGACGAACCGGGCCATACCGGTTCGCGCACGGCGGTCGAAAACATTGCCCAGCGCCTGCGCCTGATTTACGGTGAGGGCGCAACGTTGGCGCTGGATCGCAGCGAGGGTGTGTTTCGAGCCCGGCTGCGTTTACCGATAGTGGACGCAGGAAAGTCCGGATACCAAGCATGA
- a CDS encoding uroporphyrinogen-III C-methyltransferase, with product MNEPIDGKATEPADTSLLGRRILVTRPAAQAEALCAEIERRGGTALRLPLLSVEAVGDTALQRLAANTEADWWIFTSSNAVRFAAQAEGLAWPAQIAAVGAATAHALESAGHPVQAVPSHSYSSAALLELPPMQAVSGSRVVIVTGEEGLPTLADSLRARGAKVEVVPVYRRVRVPYGEAEIAAAIERSDLLILTSGDALQHLLESIQNDAVRARLLRLPVVVPSVRVLELATAAGFEREPILPNSMSDAALVQALERWGAPTEPAPQSPMTEPNPIPEKPITSPPPPASQSRAPAPAAPAGRRGVLGFFVGLAWLVLLLLTAVVAYGGWMAWQFREQALDALDAQQTLLSRTSRDATGAGAELRQLETRQGDLGQTQRKFGSELETMRQRFDDSEKMLAEISESVRGGRTDLQLVAVEQLLFIANERLQLARDVPGAARALDLADRRLAVLADPRLFKVREAIAAEKRALASLPAADRASAALALSSLIVQVPNLPLARSRPDNYQVGSPADVGTAQDMPWWRVAWHRMGLALSTVFTLRRSDAPIEPLLAPEQRELVQTILLLKLEATRAALLGGNTGQFRESLTSAIDWLRARYALSDPAVASAVDELQAQQQLELEPPLPDLTSSLTALRGVMEAPSPRQ from the coding sequence ATGAACGAGCCGATTGATGGCAAAGCGACCGAGCCGGCGGATACGAGCCTGCTGGGCCGCCGTATCCTGGTGACGCGCCCGGCAGCGCAGGCCGAGGCCTTGTGCGCGGAAATCGAACGCCGAGGTGGAACCGCACTGCGTCTGCCGCTGCTTTCGGTTGAAGCCGTCGGCGACACAGCCCTGCAACGACTGGCGGCGAATACCGAAGCCGACTGGTGGATCTTCACCAGCAGCAACGCGGTGCGCTTTGCCGCGCAGGCAGAAGGTCTCGCATGGCCCGCGCAGATCGCCGCCGTGGGCGCGGCCACCGCGCATGCGCTGGAGTCCGCCGGCCATCCGGTGCAGGCGGTTCCCAGCCACTCATATTCCAGCGCCGCGCTGCTGGAACTGCCGCCGATGCAGGCTGTTTCCGGCAGTCGCGTGGTCATCGTGACCGGCGAGGAGGGCCTGCCGACGCTGGCCGACAGCCTGCGCGCGCGCGGCGCCAAGGTCGAGGTGGTTCCGGTCTATCGGCGCGTCCGTGTGCCCTACGGTGAGGCCGAGATCGCGGCGGCGATCGAACGCAGCGACCTGTTGATTTTGACCAGTGGCGACGCTCTGCAACACCTGCTCGAATCGATTCAGAATGATGCCGTTCGTGCACGCCTGCTCAGGCTGCCGGTGGTGGTCCCGAGCGTGCGTGTGCTAGAACTGGCGACGGCCGCAGGCTTTGAACGGGAGCCGATACTCCCGAATTCGATGTCCGACGCGGCGCTGGTGCAAGCCCTGGAACGTTGGGGGGCACCCACTGAGCCTGCCCCACAATCACCGATGACCGAACCGAATCCCATTCCAGAAAAGCCCATCACCTCACCGCCGCCGCCAGCTTCGCAGTCGCGCGCGCCGGCCCCGGCCGCACCGGCGGGGCGTCGCGGTGTTCTGGGCTTCTTCGTCGGTCTTGCCTGGCTAGTGCTGTTGCTGCTCACCGCCGTGGTCGCCTACGGCGGCTGGATGGCCTGGCAGTTTCGCGAACAGGCGCTGGACGCACTGGACGCGCAGCAGACGCTGCTGTCACGGACCTCGCGCGACGCGACCGGCGCCGGCGCGGAACTGCGCCAGCTGGAAACGCGCCAGGGCGACCTTGGACAAACTCAGCGCAAGTTCGGCAGCGAACTGGAGACCATGCGCCAGCGCTTCGATGACAGCGAGAAAATGCTCGCCGAGATTTCGGAATCCGTGCGTGGCGGCCGTACCGACCTGCAACTGGTCGCGGTCGAGCAACTGCTGTTCATCGCCAACGAACGCCTGCAGCTCGCCCGTGATGTTCCCGGCGCAGCACGCGCGCTGGATCTGGCCGACCGCCGCCTCGCGGTGCTCGCCGATCCTCGCCTGTTCAAGGTGCGCGAGGCGATCGCCGCCGAAAAGCGGGCGCTGGCCTCGCTGCCGGCAGCCGATCGCGCCTCGGCGGCGCTGGCACTGTCGAGCCTGATCGTGCAGGTGCCGAACCTGCCGCTGGCCCGCAGCCGTCCCGACAACTATCAGGTTGGATCGCCGGCCGACGTCGGCACGGCGCAGGACATGCCCTGGTGGCGCGTCGCCTGGCATCGGATGGGCTTGGCCCTGTCCACGGTGTTCACCCTGCGCCGCAGCGATGCGCCGATCGAACCCCTGCTCGCGCCCGAACAACGCGAACTGGTCCAGACCATCTTGCTGCTCAAGCTGGAGGCGACGCGCGCGGCCCTGCTCGGTGGCAATACCGGCCAATTCCGCGAGAGCCTGACCAGCGCGATCGATTGGCTGCGTGCGCGCTACGCGCTGTCCGACCCGGCGGTGGCCTCGGCCGTCGACGAACTCCAGGCGCAGCAACAACTCGAACTGGAACCGCCGCTGCCGGACCTCACGAGCAGCCTGACGGCGCTGCGCGGCGTCATGGAAGCACCGTCGCCGCGCCAATGA
- a CDS encoding PAS domain-containing hybrid sensor histidine kinase/response regulator, with product MPMPAEAPAVRPVGDADYRLMVDSVLDYAIFLLDPEGRILSWNAGAQQMKGYEASEVIGRHFSMFYPPELRDVDWPQRELDAARAQGRFEDEGWRLRKDGTRFWANVVLTRLVDADGGLRGYSKITRDLSERQQQEELLRTSEERFRLMVEGIKDYAIFMLDPDGIISSWNAGARLNKGYEAGEIIGQHFSVFYPRNVAESGWPAEELRRALADGRFEDEGWRVRKDGTRFWASVVITAVRDHSGRHIGFAKVTRDLTERRRISVLEEEGRRVTTFLAMLGHELRNPLAPIVSALTIMEMESIESATLRMTRDVIARQVDQMRRLIDDLLDVGRITSGKLRLDLVPLDLREATLEAIEASEPLIRSRSHTLDVDIECPELWVRGDRTRVAQIIGNLLTNAAKYTPPGGRIAVRLDEAGLNAELSVSDNGIGIPPKLLPQVFDLFVQGEQDVARSQGGLGLGLSLVQQLVALHGGDIAAYSSGHPGKGSEFIVRLPRTQPPAETGAAAQKPPGGTAQRRILVVDDNRDAAKTMALLLQRMGYHTDVAYDGPSTLAAVKTGAPEAVILDIGLPGMSGLEVARQITAQVERPPRLIAATGYGQDQDREDSAAAGFCAHLTKPLRADELAQLLDSLFGGVSDGVYRPAP from the coding sequence ATGCCAATGCCGGCCGAAGCACCCGCGGTTCGGCCAGTCGGCGACGCGGACTATCGTCTGATGGTCGATTCGGTGCTCGACTACGCGATCTTCCTGCTGGACCCGGAGGGTCGCATCCTCAGCTGGAACGCCGGTGCTCAGCAGATGAAGGGCTACGAGGCGTCCGAGGTCATCGGCAGGCACTTCTCGATGTTCTATCCGCCCGAGCTGCGGGATGTCGACTGGCCGCAGCGCGAGCTTGATGCGGCACGTGCGCAGGGACGTTTCGAGGACGAAGGCTGGCGGCTGCGCAAGGACGGCACGCGCTTCTGGGCGAACGTCGTGCTTACGCGCCTGGTCGATGCCGACGGTGGGCTGCGCGGCTATTCGAAGATCACGCGCGACCTGAGCGAGCGGCAGCAGCAGGAAGAGCTGCTGCGCACGAGCGAAGAGCGCTTCCGGCTGATGGTGGAAGGGATCAAGGACTACGCCATCTTCATGCTCGATCCGGATGGCATCATCTCCAGCTGGAACGCCGGCGCCAGGCTGAACAAGGGCTACGAGGCCGGGGAAATCATCGGCCAGCATTTTTCGGTGTTCTATCCGCGCAACGTGGCCGAAAGCGGCTGGCCGGCCGAGGAGTTGCGCCGCGCGCTCGCGGACGGGCGTTTCGAGGACGAGGGCTGGCGCGTGCGCAAGGACGGTACGCGCTTCTGGGCCAGCGTGGTGATCACCGCGGTGCGCGACCACAGCGGCCGACACATCGGGTTCGCCAAGGTCACGCGCGATCTCACGGAGCGGCGCCGGATCAGCGTGCTCGAGGAGGAAGGGCGCCGCGTCACGACCTTCCTCGCGATGCTCGGCCACGAGCTGCGCAATCCGCTGGCGCCGATCGTCAGCGCACTGACGATCATGGAGATGGAATCCATCGAATCGGCGACGCTGCGCATGACACGGGACGTGATCGCGCGGCAGGTCGATCAGATGCGACGTCTGATCGACGATCTGCTCGACGTCGGCCGTATCACCAGCGGCAAACTGCGTCTCGACTTGGTGCCGCTGGACTTGCGCGAGGCGACCCTGGAGGCGATCGAAGCATCCGAGCCTTTGATCCGGAGTCGCTCGCATACGCTCGATGTGGATATCGAGTGTCCCGAACTCTGGGTCCGGGGCGACCGCACGCGAGTCGCGCAGATCATCGGCAACCTGCTCACCAATGCAGCCAAGTACACGCCGCCCGGCGGCCGTATTGCCGTGCGCCTGGATGAAGCCGGCTTGAATGCGGAGCTGTCCGTCAGCGACAACGGGATCGGGATTCCGCCGAAGCTGCTGCCGCAAGTGTTCGACCTGTTCGTGCAGGGCGAACAGGACGTGGCGCGCAGCCAGGGTGGACTGGGACTCGGGCTGAGCCTGGTGCAGCAACTGGTGGCGCTGCACGGTGGAGACATCGCCGCCTACAGTTCCGGGCACCCCGGCAAGGGCAGCGAATTCATCGTGCGCTTGCCCAGAACCCAGCCCCCGGCGGAGACCGGCGCGGCGGCGCAAAAACCGCCCGGTGGAACGGCGCAGCGCCGCATCCTGGTGGTCGACGACAACCGGGATGCGGCGAAAACCATGGCGCTGCTGCTTCAGCGGATGGGGTACCACACCGACGTCGCCTACGACGGCCCCTCCACGCTGGCGGCGGTCAAAACCGGTGCGCCCGAAGCCGTCATTCTCGACATCGGCCTGCCCGGCATGAGCGGTCTGGAGGTTGCCCGCCAAATCACGGCGCAGGTCGAACGGCCACCCAGGCTGATCGCAGCCACGGGCTATGGACAGGATCAGGATCGCGAGGACAGTGCTGCTGCCGGATTCTGCGCGCACCTGACCAAGCCGCTGCGCGCCGACGAACTCGCGCAGCTGCTCGATTCGCTGTTCGGCGGCGTGTCGGATGGCGTCTACAGACCCGCGCCATAG
- the hemC gene encoding hydroxymethylbilane synthase, giving the protein MNSRSLRIATRRSPLALWQAEHVKARLCAAHPGLGVELLPMSTAGDRLLGQSLATAGGKGLFVKELEVAMLEGRADLAVHSMKDVPVQLPDGMTLGALLAGEDPRDAFVSNAHESLDHLPRGAIVGTASLRRASQLRALRPDLAVEPLRGNVNTRLAKLDNREYDAIILACAGLDRLGFSERIRERFAVTRMLPAIAQGVVGVECRADDQQLHDWLAPLHDEHSALRLRAERAFNARLGGACQVPVAGHATASGERLRLVGLVGAADGTQIVRGEIGGPVDEAAQLGLNLAERLLDDGAAAILRNLGIEV; this is encoded by the coding sequence ATGAATTCGCGCAGCCTGCGCATCGCCACCCGCCGCAGTCCGCTCGCCCTCTGGCAGGCCGAGCATGTGAAAGCGCGCCTGTGCGCGGCGCACCCAGGACTTGGGGTCGAATTGCTGCCGATGAGCACCGCCGGCGATCGCCTGCTCGGCCAGTCCCTGGCCACGGCCGGCGGCAAGGGCCTGTTCGTCAAGGAACTCGAAGTGGCCATGCTGGAAGGCCGTGCCGATCTCGCCGTGCATTCGATGAAGGACGTGCCTGTGCAGCTTCCGGACGGCATGACGCTGGGCGCGCTGCTGGCCGGTGAGGATCCGCGAGACGCCTTCGTTTCGAATGCACATGAGAGCCTCGACCATCTGCCGCGCGGCGCCATCGTCGGCACCGCCAGCCTGCGCCGCGCCTCGCAGCTGCGCGCGCTGCGTCCGGACCTGGCGGTGGAACCCTTGCGCGGCAACGTCAACACCCGTCTCGCCAAGCTCGACAACCGCGAGTACGACGCGATCATCCTGGCCTGCGCCGGCCTCGACCGCCTGGGTTTTTCGGAGCGGATACGCGAGCGTTTCGCAGTCACGCGGATGCTGCCGGCGATCGCGCAGGGCGTGGTCGGCGTGGAATGTCGCGCAGACGACCAGCAACTGCACGACTGGCTGGCGCCGCTGCACGACGAACACTCGGCGCTGCGTTTGCGTGCCGAACGCGCCTTCAACGCGCGTCTAGGCGGCGCCTGCCAGGTACCGGTGGCCGGCCACGCCACCGCGAGCGGCGAGCGCCTGCGGCTGGTCGGGCTGGTCGGCGCAGCCGATGGTACGCAGATCGTTCGGGGCGAGATCGGAGGTCCGGTCGACGAGGCGGCGCAGCTCGGGTTGAACCTTGCCGAGCGCCTGCTGGACGATGGCGCCGCTGCGATCCTGCGCAACCTCGGCATCGAGGTCTGA
- a CDS encoding LytR/AlgR family response regulator transcription factor — MRVVIVDDEPLARERLRRLLTEFPGYDVVGEAGDGEAALELIDEEQPDLVFLDIRMGGMDGLQVARQLSEEDVPPAVIFTTAYAEHALSAFDTAATAYLLKPIRKEKLLDAMVKVRRPSRAQRPGGEAKPGDRPKREFVLATTRDGLIRVPADDIVYFLADQKYTTVHHLHGEVLIEESLKTLEHDFEPWFLRVHRKALVATRFIQALERGRGEDEHHWLRLRHAHKLLPVSRRRLAEVRRFITESSHGE, encoded by the coding sequence ATGAGAGTCGTAATCGTCGATGACGAACCCTTGGCGCGTGAACGCCTGCGCCGCCTCCTGACGGAGTTCCCGGGCTATGACGTGGTCGGCGAGGCCGGCGACGGCGAGGCCGCCCTGGAACTGATCGACGAGGAGCAGCCCGATCTGGTGTTTCTGGACATCCGCATGGGCGGCATGGACGGCCTGCAGGTCGCGCGGCAGCTATCGGAGGAGGACGTGCCGCCAGCCGTGATCTTCACCACGGCCTACGCCGAGCACGCGCTGTCGGCTTTCGACACCGCGGCGACCGCCTATCTGCTCAAACCGATTCGCAAGGAAAAACTGCTCGACGCGATGGTCAAGGTGCGGCGTCCCAGTCGCGCGCAACGCCCTGGCGGTGAAGCCAAGCCCGGCGACCGGCCCAAGCGCGAGTTCGTGCTGGCAACCACACGCGACGGCCTGATCCGCGTGCCGGCCGATGACATCGTCTACTTTCTGGCCGATCAGAAATACACCACCGTGCACCATCTGCATGGCGAGGTGCTGATCGAGGAGTCACTGAAAACCCTGGAGCATGACTTCGAGCCCTGGTTCCTGCGCGTGCACCGCAAGGCGCTGGTGGCCACGCGCTTCATCCAGGCACTGGAGCGCGGTCGTGGTGAGGACGAGCATCACTGGTTGCGACTGCGTCACGCCCATAAACTGTTGCCGGTGTCGCGGCGCCGCCTGGCCGAGGTCCGTCGTTTCATCACCGAAAGTTCACACGGCGAATAG